From Primulina tabacum isolate GXHZ01 chromosome 2, ASM2559414v2, whole genome shotgun sequence, one genomic window encodes:
- the LOC142533512 gene encoding uncharacterized protein LOC142533512 isoform X2 — protein sequence MGVDYYKVLQVDRNATDDELKKAYRKLAMKWHPDKNPNNKKAAEAKFKEISEAYEVLSDSQKRQIYDQYGEEGLKGQMPPPDAAGPGGATFFQTDPNMFRFNPRNANDIFAEFFGSSSPFGGMGGADGMMGGQRFSSSMFGDNIFSSFGGDSRPMSSGPRKAPPIEQTLACSLEELYKGSTRKMKISREIADASGVKGKHSGFQDKFDRNSGLHPNIISKRKRQTIEAESV from the exons ATGGGTGTGGATTACTATAAGGTTTTACAAGTGGACAGGAATGCAACCGATGATGAATTGAAGAAAGCTTATCGAAAGCTGGCGATGAAGTGGCACCCCGACAAGAACCCTAACAATAAGAAGGCAGCTGAGGCTAAATTCAAAGAGATTTCTGAAGCATATGAG GTTCTCAGTGATTCCCAGAAGAGGCAAATTTATGATCAGTATGGGGAAGAAGGCCTGAAAGGCCAAATGCCGCCGCCTGATGCTGCTGGACCTGGCGGTGCAACGTTTTTTCAAACGGATCCGAATATGTTTAGATTCAATCCTAGAAATGCCAATGATATTTTTGCAGAGTTTTTTGGCTCTTCAAGTCCATTTGGTGGTATGGGAGGTGCTGATGGAATGATGGGCGGTCAGAGGTTTTCTAGTTCCATGTTCGGGGACAACATCTTTAGTTCATTCGGAGGAGACAGCAGACCAATGAGCTCAGGTCCAAGAAAGGCTCCTCCAATTGAGCAGACATTGGCTTGCAGCTTAGAAGAGCTATACAAAGGATCTACGAGAAAAATGAAAATCTCTCGAGAGATAGCTGATGCCAGTGG AGTCAAGGGGAAGCACAGTGGATTCCAAGATAAGTTTGATAGAAACTCAGGCCTTCATCCAAACATAATCAGTAAAAGAAAGAGGCAAACAATTGAAGCAGAGTCAGTGTAg
- the LOC142533512 gene encoding uncharacterized protein LOC142533512 isoform X1 — protein sequence MGVDYYKVLQVDRNATDDELKKAYRKLAMKWHPDKNPNNKKAAEAKFKEISEAYEVLSDSQKRQIYDQYGEEGLKGQMPPPDAAGPGGATFFQTDPNMFRFNPRNANDIFAEFFGSSSPFGGMGGADGMMGGQRFSSSMFGDNIFSSFGGDSRPMSSGPRKAPPIEQTLACSLEELYKGSTRKMKISREIADASGKTLPVQEIVTIDIKPGWKKGTKITFPEKGNEQRNMIPSDLVFIIDENPHGIFTRDGNDLVTTQKISLAEALTGYTVHLTTLDGRSLTIPINNVIHPSYEEVVPREGMPIPKEPTKRGNLRIKFNIKFPSRLTVEQKSGIKKLLSP from the exons ATGGGTGTGGATTACTATAAGGTTTTACAAGTGGACAGGAATGCAACCGATGATGAATTGAAGAAAGCTTATCGAAAGCTGGCGATGAAGTGGCACCCCGACAAGAACCCTAACAATAAGAAGGCAGCTGAGGCTAAATTCAAAGAGATTTCTGAAGCATATGAG GTTCTCAGTGATTCCCAGAAGAGGCAAATTTATGATCAGTATGGGGAAGAAGGCCTGAAAGGCCAAATGCCGCCGCCTGATGCTGCTGGACCTGGCGGTGCAACGTTTTTTCAAACGGATCCGAATATGTTTAGATTCAATCCTAGAAATGCCAATGATATTTTTGCAGAGTTTTTTGGCTCTTCAAGTCCATTTGGTGGTATGGGAGGTGCTGATGGAATGATGGGCGGTCAGAGGTTTTCTAGTTCCATGTTCGGGGACAACATCTTTAGTTCATTCGGAGGAGACAGCAGACCAATGAGCTCAGGTCCAAGAAAGGCTCCTCCAATTGAGCAGACATTGGCTTGCAGCTTAGAAGAGCTATACAAAGGATCTACGAGAAAAATGAAAATCTCTCGAGAGATAGCTGATGCCAGTGG GAAGACTTTACCAGTGCAAGAGATTGTGACGATTGACATCAAACCTGGCTGGAAGAAGGGAACAAAGATAACATTTCCAGAGAAAGGAAACGAACAACGAAATATGATTCCTTCAGATTTAGTATTCATAATAGACGAGAACCCACACGGCATATTCACTAGAGATGGTAACGACCTTGTCACAACACAGAAAATATCGCTTGCAGAAGCATTAACAGGTTACACTGTTCACTTGACAACGTTGGACGGTAGGAGCTTGACCATACCTATTAACAATGTGATTCATCCAAGTTATGAAGAGGTGGTACCTCGGGAAGGAATGCCTATACCTAAAGAACCCACGAAAAGAGGTAATCTGAGGATCAAATTCAACATAAAGTTTCCGTCTAGGTTGACTGTCGAACAGAAATCTGGAATCAAGAAACTCCTCTCGCCGTAG